A DNA window from Salarias fasciatus chromosome 23 unlocalized genomic scaffold, fSalaFa1.1 super_scaffold_20, whole genome shotgun sequence contains the following coding sequences:
- the LOC115384133 gene encoding uncharacterized protein LOC115384133 isoform X2 has product MIDIITRNLQSEIKYFYCINYLCFSFCRQTGRYSRLEKRFQGLRAHHDKCLAKHMEYMEHQHTQESSSGSTDPCLPESSAGGTSDDMDVPPLTRSDSVLLTKEYLKQTSGKSDSETSISCVESSGDEYIPAKESADESSEAPSPFKLPLPKDRKFKKTHRRRTESRSSVHEDKETGCEENDTGQDNVTVMRLKKKSDGARVYSKTHYCLYCPISCHKMSRHLVRKHSSELAVATAISFPLKSKERKLHFDLIRNKGNRMHNNEVLKNDSGVLVPSQQTAEPVSKSEYMHCMNCEALLKRKSLWRHISRCRLSQKCSTPKPGRSRIQSLCAFAQPVPESISRKVWELVSAMHQDEVTSIVSKERCIMKLAEHLYTKHGHDKAKHEYIRQKMREVGRLIQQSQRMGKLKCIKDFFVPSNFNHVIEAVKAVAGFNEDTNTYKTPSLALKLGHSLKKIADILECEAQMAESDNEEFLNNLKKTRTLLDKKWDVCVSSGALQTLRESKWNTPQLLPFTEDVKTMHRHLEKCREEYQEHLKNSPNKKNWTRLATVTLAEVILFNRRREGEVSKMPLSAFTLRDTSRVHSDVALGLSKLEQKLCKHFQRIEIRGKRNRKVPVLLTPDMLSSMEVLVEHRRLCGVPDDNSYFFARCEANTHLRGCDAIRRVAKECGAKHPDTLSSTKLRKQVSTLSTVLNLKDNEMDTLANFLGHDIRVHRQYYRLPEGTVELAKVSKVLIALEQGRLPDFTGKSLDEIQIDPNEQVCEAEDSDLSETERETPFFSSESSSSKGRCQPESDSDDDLTEGPSGPGKRRQPESQTDDYGEGPSGSKKRRQPESHTDDYEGGPSGSKKRRPPESHNDPQIETSKKRSWTLAEVRAVEKTLKPFIECGKVPGKSECTACLKASPDALKARSWTAVKFYVKNRITALKRQSAKRVY; this is encoded by the exons ATGATTGATATTATCACCAGGAATTTGCAGTCAGAGATTAAATATTTCTACTGTATTAATTATTTGTGTTTCTCCttctgcagacagacaggacgATACTCCAGACTGGAGAAACGTTTTCAAGGCCTGAGAGCCCACCACGACAAGTGCTTGGCTAAGCACATGGAGTACATGGAGCACCAACACACCCAG GAATCAAGCTCAGGCTCAACAGATCCGTGTCTCCCTGAAAGCTCAGCTGGTGGTACCAGTGATGACATGGACGTACCTCCTTTGACAAGATCCGACAGTGTGCTT cttaCCAAAGAATACCTCAAGCAGACCTCTGGGAAATCTGATTCCgagacctccatcagctgcgTTGAAAGCAGCGGTGATGAATACATACCAGCGAAAGAGTCTGCAGACGAAAGTTCAGAGGCACCCAGTCCATTCAAACTTCCACTGCCAAAAGATCGTAAGTTCAAGAAAAcccacaggaggaggacagaatcCCGGAGTTCTGTACATGAAGACAAGGAGACAGGATGTGAAGAAAATGATACTGGGCAGGATAATGTGACAGTGatgaggctgaaaaaaaaaagtgatggtGCCAGAGTTTATAGCAAAACTCATTATTGCTTGTATTGTCCCATCAGTTGTCACAAAATGTCACGGCACTTAGTCAGAAAGCATAGCAGCGAACTAGCTGTAGCTACAGCTATAAGTTTTCCTTTAAAATCAAAAGAACGAAAATTGCACTTCGACCTGATCAGAAACAAAGGGAACCGAATGCACAACAACGAGGTCCTAAAAAATGACAGTGGCGTACTGGTCCCGAGTCAGCAAACTGCAGAGCCagtttcaaaaagcgagtacaTGCATTGCATGAATTGCGAAGCCCTGTTGAAGAGGAAGTCGTTGTGGAGGCACATTTCCCGATGCAGGCTTTCACAAAAGTGCAGCACTCCAAAGCCGGGCAGGAGTCGCATCCAATCACTTTGTGCCTTTGCACAACCTGTTCCGGAGAGTATCAGCCGAAAGGTTTGGGAGCTAGTGAGTGCCATGCACCAAGATGAAGTCACCAGCATTGTCAGCAAAGAGAGATGCATCATGAAACTTGCTGAGCATCTTTATACTAAACATGGGCACGACAAAGCCAAACATGAGTACATACGACAGAAAATGCGTGAAGTCGGACGACTTATCCAGCAGTCACAGAGAATGGGGAAACTTAAATGCATCAAGGACTTCTTTGTGCCCTCCAACTTTAATCATGTGATTGAGGCAGTAAAAGCTGTGGCCGGATTCAATGAAGATACAAACACGTACAAAACTCCATCGTTGGCTCTGAAGCTGGGCCATAGTCTGAAGAAGATTGCAGACATTCTTGAGTGTGAGGCACAGATGGCAGAGTCAGACAATGAAGAGTTTCTCAATAACCTCAAGAAGACCCGGACCCTTTTGGATAAAAAGTGGGACGTGTGTGTCTCCTCAGGTGCTCTGCAAACTCTGAGGGAATCAAAGTGGAAcactcctcagctcctcccttTCACAGAGGATGTTAAAACCATGCACAGGCACCTTGAGAAGTGCAGGGAAGAATACCAAGAACATCTGAAGAACAGTCCCAACAAGAAGAACTGGACCAGGCTGGCAACAGTGACACTCGCTGAAGTGATCCTCTTCAACCGCAGGAGGGAGGGCGAAGTGTCCAAAATGCCACTGAGCGCATTCACCCTGAGGGACACTTCCAGAGTCCACTCAGATGTGGCACTGGGACTGTCAAAACTGGAGCAAAAGCtttgcaaacattttcaaagaattgaaatcagagggaaaagaaacagaaaggtTCCCGTCCTCCTCACGCCGGATATGCTCTCATCCATGGAGGTTCTGGTTGAACATCGTCGGCTCTGTGGTGTGCCAGATGACAATTCCTATTTCTTTGCAAGATGTGAAGCAAACACTCACCTGAGAGGATGTGATGCCATAAGACGGGTGGCGAAGGAATGTGGGGCCAAGCATCCTGACACTTTGTCCTCCACCAAGCTGAGAAAGCAGGTGTCCACACTGTCCACAGTGCTGAACTTGAAAGACAATGAGATGGACACCCTGGCAAATTTTCTGGGCCACGACATCCGGGTCCACCGACAGTACTACCGACTTCCGGAAGGAACTGTGGAGCTGGCCAAAGTCAGTAAAGTGCTGATTGCCTTAGAACAAGGCCGTCTGCCTGACTTCACAGGAAAGAGCCTGGATGAAATTCAGATTGATCCCAATG AGCAGGTATGTGAAGCTGAGGACAGCGACCTGTCAGAGACGGAGAGGGAAACACCTTTTTTCTCATCAG AATCCTCAAGCTCCAAGGGCAGATGTCAACCAGAATCTGACAGTGATGACGACCTGACAG AAGGACCCTCTGGCCCTGGGAAGAGGCGTCAACCTGAGTCTCAGACTGATGACTATGGAGAAG GACCCTCTGGCTCGAAGAAGAGGCGTCAGCCTGAGTCTCACACTGATGACTATGAAGGAG GACCCTCTGGCTCGAAGAAGAGGCGTCCGCCTGAGTCTCACAATGACCCTCAAATCG aaacctcaaagaaaagaagctgGACACTGGCAGAAGTCCGTGCTGTGGAGAAGACGTTGAAACCATTCATCGAGTGTGGCAAAGTCCCGGGCAAGTCTGAGTGCACAGCTTGTCTGAAAGCCTCCCCTGACGCCTTAAAGGCTCGGAGCTGGACGGCGGTGAAGTTCTATGTGAAAAACCGAATCACTGCTCTAAAACGGCAGAGTGCAAAACGAGTGTATTAG
- the LOC115384133 gene encoding uncharacterized protein LOC115384133 isoform X1, whose protein sequence is MIDIITRNLQSEIKYFYCINYLCFSFCRQTGRYSRLEKRFQGLRAHHDKCLAKHMEYMEHQHTQESSSGSTDPCLPESSAGGTSDDMDVPPLTRSDSVLLTKEYLKQTSGKSDSETSISCVESSGDEYIPAKESADESSEAPSPFKLPLPKDRKFKKTHRRRTESRSSVHEDKETGCEENDTGQDNVTVMRLKKKSDGARVYSKTHYCLYCPISCHKMSRHLVRKHSSELAVATAISFPLKSKERKLHFDLIRNKGNRMHNNEVLKNDSGVLVPSQQTAEPVSKSEYMHCMNCEALLKRKSLWRHISRCRLSQKCSTPKPGRSRIQSLCAFAQPVPESISRKVWELVSAMHQDEVTSIVSKERCIMKLAEHLYTKHGHDKAKHEYIRQKMREVGRLIQQSQRMGKLKCIKDFFVPSNFNHVIEAVKAVAGFNEDTNTYKTPSLALKLGHSLKKIADILECEAQMAESDNEEFLNNLKKTRTLLDKKWDVCVSSGALQTLRESKWNTPQLLPFTEDVKTMHRHLEKCREEYQEHLKNSPNKKNWTRLATVTLAEVILFNRRREGEVSKMPLSAFTLRDTSRVHSDVALGLSKLEQKLCKHFQRIEIRGKRNRKVPVLLTPDMLSSMEVLVEHRRLCGVPDDNSYFFARCEANTHLRGCDAIRRVAKECGAKHPDTLSSTKLRKQVSTLSTVLNLKDNEMDTLANFLGHDIRVHRQYYRLPEGTVELAKVSKVLIALEQGRLPDFTGKSLDEIQIDPNEQVCEAEDSDLSETERETPFFSSAESSSSKGRCQPESDSDDDLTEGPSGPGKRRQPESQTDDYGEGPSGSKKRRQPESHTDDYEGGPSGSKKRRPPESHNDPQIETSKKRSWTLAEVRAVEKTLKPFIECGKVPGKSECTACLKASPDALKARSWTAVKFYVKNRITALKRQSAKRVY, encoded by the exons ATGATTGATATTATCACCAGGAATTTGCAGTCAGAGATTAAATATTTCTACTGTATTAATTATTTGTGTTTCTCCttctgcagacagacaggacgATACTCCAGACTGGAGAAACGTTTTCAAGGCCTGAGAGCCCACCACGACAAGTGCTTGGCTAAGCACATGGAGTACATGGAGCACCAACACACCCAG GAATCAAGCTCAGGCTCAACAGATCCGTGTCTCCCTGAAAGCTCAGCTGGTGGTACCAGTGATGACATGGACGTACCTCCTTTGACAAGATCCGACAGTGTGCTT cttaCCAAAGAATACCTCAAGCAGACCTCTGGGAAATCTGATTCCgagacctccatcagctgcgTTGAAAGCAGCGGTGATGAATACATACCAGCGAAAGAGTCTGCAGACGAAAGTTCAGAGGCACCCAGTCCATTCAAACTTCCACTGCCAAAAGATCGTAAGTTCAAGAAAAcccacaggaggaggacagaatcCCGGAGTTCTGTACATGAAGACAAGGAGACAGGATGTGAAGAAAATGATACTGGGCAGGATAATGTGACAGTGatgaggctgaaaaaaaaaagtgatggtGCCAGAGTTTATAGCAAAACTCATTATTGCTTGTATTGTCCCATCAGTTGTCACAAAATGTCACGGCACTTAGTCAGAAAGCATAGCAGCGAACTAGCTGTAGCTACAGCTATAAGTTTTCCTTTAAAATCAAAAGAACGAAAATTGCACTTCGACCTGATCAGAAACAAAGGGAACCGAATGCACAACAACGAGGTCCTAAAAAATGACAGTGGCGTACTGGTCCCGAGTCAGCAAACTGCAGAGCCagtttcaaaaagcgagtacaTGCATTGCATGAATTGCGAAGCCCTGTTGAAGAGGAAGTCGTTGTGGAGGCACATTTCCCGATGCAGGCTTTCACAAAAGTGCAGCACTCCAAAGCCGGGCAGGAGTCGCATCCAATCACTTTGTGCCTTTGCACAACCTGTTCCGGAGAGTATCAGCCGAAAGGTTTGGGAGCTAGTGAGTGCCATGCACCAAGATGAAGTCACCAGCATTGTCAGCAAAGAGAGATGCATCATGAAACTTGCTGAGCATCTTTATACTAAACATGGGCACGACAAAGCCAAACATGAGTACATACGACAGAAAATGCGTGAAGTCGGACGACTTATCCAGCAGTCACAGAGAATGGGGAAACTTAAATGCATCAAGGACTTCTTTGTGCCCTCCAACTTTAATCATGTGATTGAGGCAGTAAAAGCTGTGGCCGGATTCAATGAAGATACAAACACGTACAAAACTCCATCGTTGGCTCTGAAGCTGGGCCATAGTCTGAAGAAGATTGCAGACATTCTTGAGTGTGAGGCACAGATGGCAGAGTCAGACAATGAAGAGTTTCTCAATAACCTCAAGAAGACCCGGACCCTTTTGGATAAAAAGTGGGACGTGTGTGTCTCCTCAGGTGCTCTGCAAACTCTGAGGGAATCAAAGTGGAAcactcctcagctcctcccttTCACAGAGGATGTTAAAACCATGCACAGGCACCTTGAGAAGTGCAGGGAAGAATACCAAGAACATCTGAAGAACAGTCCCAACAAGAAGAACTGGACCAGGCTGGCAACAGTGACACTCGCTGAAGTGATCCTCTTCAACCGCAGGAGGGAGGGCGAAGTGTCCAAAATGCCACTGAGCGCATTCACCCTGAGGGACACTTCCAGAGTCCACTCAGATGTGGCACTGGGACTGTCAAAACTGGAGCAAAAGCtttgcaaacattttcaaagaattgaaatcagagggaaaagaaacagaaaggtTCCCGTCCTCCTCACGCCGGATATGCTCTCATCCATGGAGGTTCTGGTTGAACATCGTCGGCTCTGTGGTGTGCCAGATGACAATTCCTATTTCTTTGCAAGATGTGAAGCAAACACTCACCTGAGAGGATGTGATGCCATAAGACGGGTGGCGAAGGAATGTGGGGCCAAGCATCCTGACACTTTGTCCTCCACCAAGCTGAGAAAGCAGGTGTCCACACTGTCCACAGTGCTGAACTTGAAAGACAATGAGATGGACACCCTGGCAAATTTTCTGGGCCACGACATCCGGGTCCACCGACAGTACTACCGACTTCCGGAAGGAACTGTGGAGCTGGCCAAAGTCAGTAAAGTGCTGATTGCCTTAGAACAAGGCCGTCTGCCTGACTTCACAGGAAAGAGCCTGGATGAAATTCAGATTGATCCCAATG AGCAGGTATGTGAAGCTGAGGACAGCGACCTGTCAGAGACGGAGAGGGAAACACCTTTTTTCTCATCAG CAGAATCCTCAAGCTCCAAGGGCAGATGTCAACCAGAATCTGACAGTGATGACGACCTGACAG AAGGACCCTCTGGCCCTGGGAAGAGGCGTCAACCTGAGTCTCAGACTGATGACTATGGAGAAG GACCCTCTGGCTCGAAGAAGAGGCGTCAGCCTGAGTCTCACACTGATGACTATGAAGGAG GACCCTCTGGCTCGAAGAAGAGGCGTCCGCCTGAGTCTCACAATGACCCTCAAATCG aaacctcaaagaaaagaagctgGACACTGGCAGAAGTCCGTGCTGTGGAGAAGACGTTGAAACCATTCATCGAGTGTGGCAAAGTCCCGGGCAAGTCTGAGTGCACAGCTTGTCTGAAAGCCTCCCCTGACGCCTTAAAGGCTCGGAGCTGGACGGCGGTGAAGTTCTATGTGAAAAACCGAATCACTGCTCTAAAACGGCAGAGTGCAAAACGAGTGTATTAG
- the LOC115384133 gene encoding uncharacterized protein LOC115384133 isoform X3: protein MIDIITRNLQSEIKYFYCINYLCFSFCRQTGRYSRLEKRFQGLRAHHDKCLAKHMEYMEHQHTQESSSGSTDPCLPESSAGGTSDDMDVPPLTRSDSVLLTKEYLKQTSGKSDSETSISCVESSGDEYIPAKESADESSEAPSPFKLPLPKDRKFKKTHRRRTESRSSVHEDKETGCEENDTGQDNVTVMRLKKKSDGARVYSKTHYCLYCPISCHKMSRHLVRKHSSELAVATAISFPLKSKERKLHFDLIRNKGNRMHNNEVLKNDSGVLVPSQQTAEPVSKSEYMHCMNCEALLKRKSLWRHISRCRLSQKCSTPKPGRSRIQSLCAFAQPVPESISRKVWELVSAMHQDEVTSIVSKERCIMKLAEHLYTKHGHDKAKHEYIRQKMREVGRLIQQSQRMGKLKCIKDFFVPSNFNHVIEAVKAVAGFNEDTNTYKTPSLALKLGHSLKKIADILECEAQMAESDNEEFLNNLKKTRTLLDKKWDVCVSSGALQTLRESKWNTPQLLPFTEDVKTMHRHLEKCREEYQEHLKNSPNKKNWTRLATVTLAEVILFNRRREGEVSKMPLSAFTLRDTSRVHSDVALGLSKLEQKLCKHFQRIEIRGKRNRKVPVLLTPDMLSSMEVLVEHRRLCGVPDDNSYFFARCEANTHLRGCDAIRRVAKECGAKHPDTLSSTKLRKQVSTLSTVLNLKDNEMDTLANFLGHDIRVHRQYYRLPEGTVELAKVSKVLIALEQGRLPDFTGKSLDEIQIDPNEQVCEAEDSDLSETERETPFFSSAESSSSKGRCQPESDSDDDLTGPSGPGKRRQPESQTDDYGEGPSGSKKRRQPESHTDDYEGGPSGSKKRRPPESHNDPQIETSKKRSWTLAEVRAVEKTLKPFIECGKVPGKSECTACLKASPDALKARSWTAVKFYVKNRITALKRQSAKRVY from the exons ATGATTGATATTATCACCAGGAATTTGCAGTCAGAGATTAAATATTTCTACTGTATTAATTATTTGTGTTTCTCCttctgcagacagacaggacgATACTCCAGACTGGAGAAACGTTTTCAAGGCCTGAGAGCCCACCACGACAAGTGCTTGGCTAAGCACATGGAGTACATGGAGCACCAACACACCCAG GAATCAAGCTCAGGCTCAACAGATCCGTGTCTCCCTGAAAGCTCAGCTGGTGGTACCAGTGATGACATGGACGTACCTCCTTTGACAAGATCCGACAGTGTGCTT cttaCCAAAGAATACCTCAAGCAGACCTCTGGGAAATCTGATTCCgagacctccatcagctgcgTTGAAAGCAGCGGTGATGAATACATACCAGCGAAAGAGTCTGCAGACGAAAGTTCAGAGGCACCCAGTCCATTCAAACTTCCACTGCCAAAAGATCGTAAGTTCAAGAAAAcccacaggaggaggacagaatcCCGGAGTTCTGTACATGAAGACAAGGAGACAGGATGTGAAGAAAATGATACTGGGCAGGATAATGTGACAGTGatgaggctgaaaaaaaaaagtgatggtGCCAGAGTTTATAGCAAAACTCATTATTGCTTGTATTGTCCCATCAGTTGTCACAAAATGTCACGGCACTTAGTCAGAAAGCATAGCAGCGAACTAGCTGTAGCTACAGCTATAAGTTTTCCTTTAAAATCAAAAGAACGAAAATTGCACTTCGACCTGATCAGAAACAAAGGGAACCGAATGCACAACAACGAGGTCCTAAAAAATGACAGTGGCGTACTGGTCCCGAGTCAGCAAACTGCAGAGCCagtttcaaaaagcgagtacaTGCATTGCATGAATTGCGAAGCCCTGTTGAAGAGGAAGTCGTTGTGGAGGCACATTTCCCGATGCAGGCTTTCACAAAAGTGCAGCACTCCAAAGCCGGGCAGGAGTCGCATCCAATCACTTTGTGCCTTTGCACAACCTGTTCCGGAGAGTATCAGCCGAAAGGTTTGGGAGCTAGTGAGTGCCATGCACCAAGATGAAGTCACCAGCATTGTCAGCAAAGAGAGATGCATCATGAAACTTGCTGAGCATCTTTATACTAAACATGGGCACGACAAAGCCAAACATGAGTACATACGACAGAAAATGCGTGAAGTCGGACGACTTATCCAGCAGTCACAGAGAATGGGGAAACTTAAATGCATCAAGGACTTCTTTGTGCCCTCCAACTTTAATCATGTGATTGAGGCAGTAAAAGCTGTGGCCGGATTCAATGAAGATACAAACACGTACAAAACTCCATCGTTGGCTCTGAAGCTGGGCCATAGTCTGAAGAAGATTGCAGACATTCTTGAGTGTGAGGCACAGATGGCAGAGTCAGACAATGAAGAGTTTCTCAATAACCTCAAGAAGACCCGGACCCTTTTGGATAAAAAGTGGGACGTGTGTGTCTCCTCAGGTGCTCTGCAAACTCTGAGGGAATCAAAGTGGAAcactcctcagctcctcccttTCACAGAGGATGTTAAAACCATGCACAGGCACCTTGAGAAGTGCAGGGAAGAATACCAAGAACATCTGAAGAACAGTCCCAACAAGAAGAACTGGACCAGGCTGGCAACAGTGACACTCGCTGAAGTGATCCTCTTCAACCGCAGGAGGGAGGGCGAAGTGTCCAAAATGCCACTGAGCGCATTCACCCTGAGGGACACTTCCAGAGTCCACTCAGATGTGGCACTGGGACTGTCAAAACTGGAGCAAAAGCtttgcaaacattttcaaagaattgaaatcagagggaaaagaaacagaaaggtTCCCGTCCTCCTCACGCCGGATATGCTCTCATCCATGGAGGTTCTGGTTGAACATCGTCGGCTCTGTGGTGTGCCAGATGACAATTCCTATTTCTTTGCAAGATGTGAAGCAAACACTCACCTGAGAGGATGTGATGCCATAAGACGGGTGGCGAAGGAATGTGGGGCCAAGCATCCTGACACTTTGTCCTCCACCAAGCTGAGAAAGCAGGTGTCCACACTGTCCACAGTGCTGAACTTGAAAGACAATGAGATGGACACCCTGGCAAATTTTCTGGGCCACGACATCCGGGTCCACCGACAGTACTACCGACTTCCGGAAGGAACTGTGGAGCTGGCCAAAGTCAGTAAAGTGCTGATTGCCTTAGAACAAGGCCGTCTGCCTGACTTCACAGGAAAGAGCCTGGATGAAATTCAGATTGATCCCAATG AGCAGGTATGTGAAGCTGAGGACAGCGACCTGTCAGAGACGGAGAGGGAAACACCTTTTTTCTCATCAG CAGAATCCTCAAGCTCCAAGGGCAGATGTCAACCAGAATCTGACAGTGATGACGACCTGACAG GACCCTCTGGCCCTGGGAAGAGGCGTCAACCTGAGTCTCAGACTGATGACTATGGAGAAG GACCCTCTGGCTCGAAGAAGAGGCGTCAGCCTGAGTCTCACACTGATGACTATGAAGGAG GACCCTCTGGCTCGAAGAAGAGGCGTCCGCCTGAGTCTCACAATGACCCTCAAATCG aaacctcaaagaaaagaagctgGACACTGGCAGAAGTCCGTGCTGTGGAGAAGACGTTGAAACCATTCATCGAGTGTGGCAAAGTCCCGGGCAAGTCTGAGTGCACAGCTTGTCTGAAAGCCTCCCCTGACGCCTTAAAGGCTCGGAGCTGGACGGCGGTGAAGTTCTATGTGAAAAACCGAATCACTGCTCTAAAACGGCAGAGTGCAAAACGAGTGTATTAG
- the LOC115384133 gene encoding uncharacterized protein LOC115384133 isoform X4 — protein MIDIITRNLQSEIKYFYCINYLCFSFCRQTGRYSRLEKRFQGLRAHHDKCLAKHMEYMEHQHTQESSSGSTDPCLPESSAGGTSDDMDVPPLTRSDSVLLTKEYLKQTSGKSDSETSISCVESSGDEYIPAKESADESSEAPSPFKLPLPKDRALQTLRESKWNTPQLLPFTEDVKTMHRHLEKCREEYQEHLKNSPNKKNWTRLATVTLAEVILFNRRREGEVSKMPLSAFTLRDTSRVHSDVALGLSKLEQKLCKHFQRIEIRGKRNRKVPVLLTPDMLSSMEVLVEHRRLCGVPDDNSYFFARCEANTHLRGCDAIRRVAKECGAKHPDTLSSTKLRKQVSTLSTVLNLKDNEMDTLANFLGHDIRVHRQYYRLPEGTVELAKVSKVLIALEQGRLPDFTGKSLDEIQIDPNEQVCEAEDSDLSETERETPFFSSAESSSSKGRCQPESDSDDDLTEGPSGPGKRRQPESQTDDYGEGPSGSKKRRQPESHTDDYEGGPSGSKKRRPPESHNDPQIETSKKRSWTLAEVRAVEKTLKPFIECGKVPGKSECTACLKASPDALKARSWTAVKFYVKNRITALKRQSAKRVY, from the exons ATGATTGATATTATCACCAGGAATTTGCAGTCAGAGATTAAATATTTCTACTGTATTAATTATTTGTGTTTCTCCttctgcagacagacaggacgATACTCCAGACTGGAGAAACGTTTTCAAGGCCTGAGAGCCCACCACGACAAGTGCTTGGCTAAGCACATGGAGTACATGGAGCACCAACACACCCAG GAATCAAGCTCAGGCTCAACAGATCCGTGTCTCCCTGAAAGCTCAGCTGGTGGTACCAGTGATGACATGGACGTACCTCCTTTGACAAGATCCGACAGTGTGCTT cttaCCAAAGAATACCTCAAGCAGACCTCTGGGAAATCTGATTCCgagacctccatcagctgcgTTGAAAGCAGCGGTGATGAATACATACCAGCGAAAGAGTCTGCAGACGAAAGTTCAGAGGCACCCAGTCCATTCAAACTTCCACTGCCAAAAGATC GTGCTCTGCAAACTCTGAGGGAATCAAAGTGGAAcactcctcagctcctcccttTCACAGAGGATGTTAAAACCATGCACAGGCACCTTGAGAAGTGCAGGGAAGAATACCAAGAACATCTGAAGAACAGTCCCAACAAGAAGAACTGGACCAGGCTGGCAACAGTGACACTCGCTGAAGTGATCCTCTTCAACCGCAGGAGGGAGGGCGAAGTGTCCAAAATGCCACTGAGCGCATTCACCCTGAGGGACACTTCCAGAGTCCACTCAGATGTGGCACTGGGACTGTCAAAACTGGAGCAAAAGCtttgcaaacattttcaaagaattgaaatcagagggaaaagaaacagaaaggtTCCCGTCCTCCTCACGCCGGATATGCTCTCATCCATGGAGGTTCTGGTTGAACATCGTCGGCTCTGTGGTGTGCCAGATGACAATTCCTATTTCTTTGCAAGATGTGAAGCAAACACTCACCTGAGAGGATGTGATGCCATAAGACGGGTGGCGAAGGAATGTGGGGCCAAGCATCCTGACACTTTGTCCTCCACCAAGCTGAGAAAGCAGGTGTCCACACTGTCCACAGTGCTGAACTTGAAAGACAATGAGATGGACACCCTGGCAAATTTTCTGGGCCACGACATCCGGGTCCACCGACAGTACTACCGACTTCCGGAAGGAACTGTGGAGCTGGCCAAAGTCAGTAAAGTGCTGATTGCCTTAGAACAAGGCCGTCTGCCTGACTTCACAGGAAAGAGCCTGGATGAAATTCAGATTGATCCCAATG AGCAGGTATGTGAAGCTGAGGACAGCGACCTGTCAGAGACGGAGAGGGAAACACCTTTTTTCTCATCAG CAGAATCCTCAAGCTCCAAGGGCAGATGTCAACCAGAATCTGACAGTGATGACGACCTGACAG AAGGACCCTCTGGCCCTGGGAAGAGGCGTCAACCTGAGTCTCAGACTGATGACTATGGAGAAG GACCCTCTGGCTCGAAGAAGAGGCGTCAGCCTGAGTCTCACACTGATGACTATGAAGGAG GACCCTCTGGCTCGAAGAAGAGGCGTCCGCCTGAGTCTCACAATGACCCTCAAATCG aaacctcaaagaaaagaagctgGACACTGGCAGAAGTCCGTGCTGTGGAGAAGACGTTGAAACCATTCATCGAGTGTGGCAAAGTCCCGGGCAAGTCTGAGTGCACAGCTTGTCTGAAAGCCTCCCCTGACGCCTTAAAGGCTCGGAGCTGGACGGCGGTGAAGTTCTATGTGAAAAACCGAATCACTGCTCTAAAACGGCAGAGTGCAAAACGAGTGTATTAG